From Spea bombifrons isolate aSpeBom1 chromosome 6, aSpeBom1.2.pri, whole genome shotgun sequence, a single genomic window includes:
- the LOC128500670 gene encoding ATP-binding cassette sub-family D member 3-like codes for MPAAVEGKKKNTLGSLQLHKPARFNHPLIAIQNKTARSWSAIISRSRNDFKRGLFNFIAAMPAIGNLDNRIANAHQLLTQDVERFCNSVVNQYSNLSKLFLDIVLYIVKLTNAQAI; via the exons ATGCCTGCAGCtgttgagggaaaaaaaaaaaacaccttggggtccctgcagcttcataagCCAGCAAGGTTCAACCATCCTCTCATCGCCATTCAGAATAAAACAGCGAGAAGTTGGAG tgcgatcatcaGCCGCAGCAGAAACGATTTTAAGAGAGgcctcttcaactttatagccgccatgcctgcc ATaggcaacttggacaacaggataGCAAATGCAcatcagctgctcacgcaagatgttgagaggttttgtaacagcgtggtgaaccagtattcaaacttaagcaag ctatttttggatatcgttctgtatattgtcaagctgacaaatgctcag gctatatag